ggtatgattcaatcttattcttcttatgttatgagtgatttgtgtatgttgtaaagtgtggaaatggattaaaatcatgaaaacatggaagttgaagtatagccgtgtatgtgtgtgttgatgtaggaatgatgtacaaatgttattttgtatgttggttgttgttgttataagttatataatgaagaaatgaatgaaatgcatggaatgttgtatgttgaagGTGCGGCCGTGAGGGCTGATTTGGAGGGGAGTtggatgaataaattttatgttgtattttggtagttgtttgttgcggattatgtaataaaaatgaaggtttaatgacttatgttgaagtcgTAATTGtgcgggctgatttgagaaggtaatgtgatcctaatgtagttcttgaatttactaaaataatgttgtagcatatggaattgttggtgtagttatgGGTTTGGAAAgtagaaaatatgttatgaacgtTCCAAATgaagttgggaggtttcgggtgcatTGTGTATTGCATAGGTTGTTTTGAAATATGGCGTGACTTGTTTAGAATGTGTTATGAAttggttatgaatgttgttattatgattattgggttggttgttgttgacattaaccgagttgaattctcggggttggtgaatatataggggaggtgctgtcgaaatttccgtagaagagtaatggcttggaatgagATTCTTCGATGCTTACGGCTAATGTTGGATGTTCAATGACattttgtagatcgcgagaagctgagacgcaagtttggattagctaaaagggcggccaaggtatgtaaagctcacttttttttctttggcatgtcttagcactactaggctatgacccgagccttggggtaattccaatcttagaatccgagctcaGATAggtactttgttcgttccttaaGATCTATTATTcgatgggaccaaaataaggttttcttgttttcaaaagatttagttttaaaagtcttataaaggattttgactacaaaaggtcccgaacttcaaacgtccgtaacttttacatacgagctcggaacgcccccaaacataatatgtatgtttataagacataactttcccctacctaccctagtcgggctcgggcgggggtcgacacccgtccgtggggcccgcgacctttctatgccTATTCTGGACGACTTTCGAAAAAAATGTAAGTTTCGTTTCGTTTggacttttgcatatgaattttcttacttactttatgatttatgattatgattttatacatatgtatgctcacgactccgctcgtgctcatggctgtacctccttcaccgagtcccgggccggttatgctcgtGCGCGATATGATAAACTCCGTGTGATGCGTCGTgctacggttcgccgagctcctctccgcagggccgggttccgtttggtgtgatgctgtgatGCGGTGTGTACGgtcggctatgatgtgttacggggatttgtcggTTACGGAGATCCGAAATCTTCCGGTGTGACGctcgtggcgtggcgccaacgacatgggcgggcgaccaccgttctaagagcgtgtgcatgatttgcattttaattacatattttgatactttgcatattatgtctatcttccGTATTTTGTTTCTATGGTTCGTTTtcgcttacatactcaagacatattccgtaccgaccccctttcttcggggggtcgcgtttcatgccgcggcagTACTCGGAGTGAGCTAAAGACACTAGCAGGGGAATgctccggcgggattggcgagctccacttgttccgagtgccgccgagtcgagcttGTGCAtcttatgatatccgagtcatgttagagactttgcgcatgCAGTCATGTATATCGAGAGTCGGGCCAGAgcgctctataagccgtcgttttgtgatatgtgatatacAGTGATTTTGTACGTTCGCAAGtttgtatttgatttgaaattatgtatttatgatttggccaTGGCCCAATGTGAGTACGTGTGTTACgatagtccgagggttcgctcggccctggataagggtcgggtgcccatcacaccctatcggaaattggggtgtgacaattaggCCTATATACAcatgaatacaatgaaatatatcagaaCCTGTTTCTTAAAAAATGCAGAGTGGGTATATACATTggaatacattgaaatacaccACAAAGCTGTTTTCATTaaacaataaatataaatatgggaGGCTGAATCAAAAAATAGTCGTGATAGAAATTAGTTAAGTCATTGATGAAAAAACACTGCAATTTGTCAACTGGAATCCATTGAAATATATCAGAAGTATTACAGTTCACCTGGAATAATTTGTTAAATTGTAGAGTGGTATATACATTGGAATATATTGAAATACACCAAAAGCTGTTTTCATTAAACGATAAATATAAACATGGGAGGCTTAAGCAAAAAATAGTCGTGAAAGAAATTAGTTAAGTCATTAATAAAAAAACACTACAATTTGTCAATTCTTAacaaaacaacacaacaaaatgTACAAAATTGGTCAGCAAAACAATACTGTGAAAAACGATTCAACATTAAACCCTAGTGGACTAATTAACAACTACTGTGTCGACCGCGTTGTAATCTATGGCAGGCCTAACTGGTCTTGGCGGCAGTTCATTGTCACTGAAGGCATTCAAATCAGCCTTTTGCCATTCGTATTGCCATAGTAATGCCCCGTATCTATTACGTAGTGATTCTGCATCAATTTCAGATGGAACGCCTCGTCTAGAACAAAAGTATTCAGCAAATGCGGCAACATACACATCACAATccctgaaaatgaaaaaaaaaattattattggttgagaattttgaaaaaaaaaaaatgaaactatgATGTTGAAATACATACATGCTGCCAGAGGCTTGTTGTGGCAAGTCGTTCACATACATGACATCAAAGTCATCAGTCTATTGTTTGCCCTTGTATGATGGGTGGTTAATCCAATCGATACCTTTTTTTTCTCGTAAAATCTAGACAAATGCAGATGATGTGGCAATAGAGTAGCTATCTTGTGTATTTCTCTTCTAACAACAGCATCATGACCAGCAATTCGGTATGAGTTGTAAATGTACAGACGCCTGCACGTAAAAGAATAGTACATCAACTCGGTTAACAGGTTGTttaatgaatttaaaaaaaaaaaagtaggaatACCTGTCAGTGAATGCACTACAATCAAGATCCAGTGATTTTCCTCTTTGATGTTGACAGGGATGAGTACACAATCAACTGTATGCCATGGCACATTAGCCAGTATCCTATGCCCGTTAATGTACTCGCATATTCGTTCTCCGAACTGGTAACACTACTGGTCCCCTCCGGATTAGCATATGCACGatgaatttcatcaattttggAGAAGAACATACAGTTAACGGTTGTGAATTTGAAACTGTTATCCTTGTCGTACTTGCCTTTCTTCCGCAAGTAGTAAAAAATGACATCAATATGCtggtaaaaaaaatgaaataagtttAATGCATATTGGTAAAATTAAATTTCATACGGACCTTGTTTGATAGAAAAACTAAAAACTGTTACAGAGAAATATGCAGTttgaatgaagaaatacatagAAATACGGGGAAATACAGAGAAATACATAGAAGGAATATAGAGAAATATGCTTTAAAAAACAGATAGATAGACACTGTAAAAttaaggaataaaaaggaaatgggAAATATAGCACCTCGTCATTCCAAGACTGGTCATTTATTGATAAGAGATAGAACCAGTTTTTGTCATCAACATGTACCACACCAAAATTGAAGCCAAAGTTGATGTCATCTGGATCCAAAGCTTGCATATTCTTTTTGTAACGGCTTTCCTTACCCTTTCTAAATATCAACAATCAGTTATTTTCAACGTAAACAGTTTACTTTGttgaatgaatatataaattaaaaagataaatacgTTCAAACTTACTTTTTATCATGCCTTAGAAGCAGATCCTGTTCGAGCCAATTCCGGTATTGTTGAATAAGGGAAGTATTTCGCGGGCCATTAATTGGATCTTCAACAAAAGGatgcttctttttaaaaatggaaGGTGTGGGGTCTTGAACAGAAGCTTCTGCAGAGCCGTAATTGGTCATGTAAGGTGAACTGAAGTATTTACTAGGTTTGACTATCCTAGTTGGAATAACATCTGGTTGAGCAATTACAACTTCCGCATTAATCACTGCCTCTTGTATTCCTTTGTCAGCGGACATTACTGGCATAACAAATCCTTTGTGACCCGTTTGATGAAACACAGAGAATCCTGACGAACCTATTTGGCTTGGTAACATTTCGTCAGGGATCAACCATTGTGACTTAGTAATGTTGTCATCGAATCTGGGTGGGGTCTCTAAAATTGAATGATCAGTGATGTCCCCAGCTTGTATTCCCGCACCTGCTTCTGGTACACGAATTTCTAAAGGCAACTCAATGAGCATCTCTGCGACcattccctaaaaaaaaaaaaaaagatttaatatATGTTAAATATAGCAGTATCTTGAAAGATCTATAAGATTGAATGTAAAATTTACCTCTGTTGAGTTGAAAGATCCTTCATCCGCCTGATTAATCTCTTCAGTTGAAGGTTTACGTGTGTCTGCTCTTAAATTTTCGCCGGTCAATACAATATCCGGAACTTCCTCATGTAACATTGGTGCAACACCCTTTGGAATatggaaaaatcaaaatttaaaacaaaatcataacataaaaaatataaggtTGGAAAATTACTAAATACACAGAAATACAATCAGGAGTAGACTGATTTTGTGGGGGTAGAAATACATAGAAATACAGTGACATACAAAGAAACAGAGAAGTATATCAGTGAAATACAAACGAAACGCcataaaatacaaaaagttTGTAAAATAGAAAATACCGAGGAAAACATAACCTTAAAATTATAGACTGGAACATGGCAACCATATACTTTTTTGTGCATGCAATGCACAACAACATAACTTTAAACGATGGATTTCACGTCACAAACTCATTTTGCCTTATTTGAGTCATCATCATGTTTCGGCGGAGATGTTTGAATGGTAGAATCATGACGTAAGTTTTCTTCGGGGCGTTAATTGTAGCCAAAGATCGCTTGATGTACCGCGCTCACTATCGGCCGCTTTCGcatgaaaaaaaagaattaatattAATTGTATTTCGCGATAAAGGTCTAAAATGTTTGTTCAATTCCTATTTCACACATTTACCTTGTCCACAGAATTGTTCCCCTTGATTGCTTCAAATAGCTTCTTGAAGTTGTCATCCATGAAAGTTCGAAGATTGGACAACTCAGTGCCAATACTTGTGAACTCACCAACGACCTAATATTTAAACAAAAACAGTATTTCAATTTGTTAACAAACATTAAATTAAATACACCAAAAAGATTTTTGTTTCGTAACTAAAATCACTTACTGATTccttcaaaacttgaaaatctTTCCTTAGCAATtgcatttcatatttcataGAGGCAGTAGGGACATCACGTAGGACCAGGGTGTTTTGGGGTCGATTCATTTGTTCATTCAACTTTGGTGAAGCGGTACTTACGTAAAATAGGCTTTTGAGCAACCTTTTGCTCCTTGTGACTCTTCTTCAAAGTTATTTGTGGTTCGGTATGGATTTGTTGTTTCTTTGATGTGGAAGCTATTGCAGGAAGTTGTCTGCGTCTCTTTGAAAGTGGAGAATCTGTCTGATTCGTCCGTTGTTGCTGTTTACCCTTAGaaaggtggggggggggggggagtagTACTgaaatcatcatactcatccacTGGCATATCTGTGACTTGGGTACCTTCATGGGCATCAACTAAGACATTTTTGTCTACTGTATCTCGACAGACAACAACATCGGGCAATTGGAGGCTCTCCAACTCACTGCTAGTAGGGATTGTATTTGCAAATGTACATCTCTGTGgaagaaacaaataaatatttaattagtgTGTTATAAAACTAGTCACACTTACATTATGAATAATGAAATACAGGGAAATATTATGAAATGTACAACCCCAAAATAGTTACGTTGTGATAAAggaaatacacaaaaatataatgaaatgcAAAAAATCAGGAAAAAAACCACCATAAAAGCAAAAATACGACAATTAGATCAGTGGAGTACAAATAAAATCAGTAAGGCATAATTGCAAAATAAAATGctatgaaaaacataaaaataagagaGAGAATGTTCGAATATTACCGACTGTTTGCCGTCTCTAAAAATGCCTTCCATCAAAATATTGTATTTTGGCTGACTGTCAATGGACCTCCAATTCAACATTCTTGGAATGGAATTTCCGGATTTAAGAGCGAGATACGATGGAACTCTTGAACAACACTCATAAAGCCAAACTTGCATAGCCAGTGGCATCCCATGGGTCCTATAATACTGTGTTGTGGCAGAATACTTCTTGCTGATGCTTCTAATCAACTCGGTAAAAGCTTCTTTGCCCCATGGATAATCTACATACCTTCCATCCTCAACCACTTCAAAATGAACCCTTGGTATATTCGTTTTCCTAGGCTCACCGCAAAAGATGTATGTGtttataaaaaacaaaattgcAAACTTAAAAGCGTCCTCATCATTATCTCCCCAACACTTATTCTTAAAGCAATCAATCAACTCCAATCTTTTTACTTTACTCCTAGTTCCACCAAAATAATCAACCATAATCCTATTCGGTTCTTCCTCATCGTATGTAAATTGTCCTTCATCGGCTACACAATTTAGCCCGTTCATAAAGGCAAATTCTCTCATGGTAAATCGCAATATGGTACCATTTATATCAATTGTAAAGCAATCAGAAGTGCTCTCCTTGAGCTCTCTTACCATAAAGCACCTAAAAATCTGTGCTTGAACCTCCGAGTCCGTATTCCGAGGAATTTCCCAAATATTGTCTTGGAAAAGATCTCTAACTGTGGAACAGTTAGCTTACTCTTGAGATCTTTGAACACCTCGATATTCGTGTACCGTTGCATCGATGGAGCCCCTTGAGGATGACTCTTAACATAGAATTTAGTTTCCTAAAATAAAACGGCAACACTAAGTTAAGACAGAAACAATTGTATAAAACATAGACACAGACAACAaaattaacatatatatatacaacaaaaatacacacacaaaaaaaaaaaattgcataagACAACTAACACagcttttaaaataaataagtacAGAATAGTAACCATACGTACTTGtgaaaatatatagaaatataatgaaatacaGTTAACTACGAACACAGCTACTACAGTTATGTTGTATATGATATAAACTACAGTTGATGCACATATACTTTTTATTAAATACACAGAAATGTACTGAATTGCAAATCCAATTATGTTGAAATATACagaaatatagtgaaatacaaaacaacaaaatcgaaaaaattcaTTAATATCTGAATTGCATATCCAATTATGTTGAAATATACagaaatatagtgaaatacaaaacaacaaaatcgaaaaaattcaTCAATACTTGTTCATCCTCTTCCAGATCTACATCTTTAAcaacctttttacccttaacgtCGGAAAAAGGCTTGGTTACTTTTCTCTTATTTTGTTGAGCAACTTTAGAACCTTTTTTTTCGGTACATCATCTTTTTGCTTGCTCGGTTTTGCAACTTCATTCGGTTGAAGTTGACGCATCCTTGATGGGTCATGAATCTTCTTGCTTCTTCTCTCGGCAATTTTAGCGTTCCTCTCCCGCAATTACAAGTTTTTGTTGTGAAAATCCCAAAGAGAAACTAGGACCATCATAAACATCAGGACTACCTCGAGTATTCCTGCTTGGAGTATCTCTTTCCGCCATTAAAATGGAGAATTAGATCTTGTTTTAAACACTCTAACAATGGCTGAAAACAGAAAAAAAGGAACGAAAGAAACATctataagcccatccaaacgggctcttagagCCTGGATGGATGGGCTTATGACTTTTGAAAAACAgcccgtttggatgggcttatgacCTATAAGTCATAAGTTTAGGAAATtctaacttatgacttttgatttatttttgttattttggcttaaaaacaagtgcttaaagacatttttttatctcacccaacactacaaaagtgcttaaagtaAAAAgacacctaaaataagccaatccaaacaagCTCTTactatactccctctgtttcaatcacttttgagaaaataaacttaaaagcactttttaaaagcttgaccaaacactaattgctatataaaaatactttccaaataaattagccaaacacaaactgcttctcgttaaaaataatttttcaaagaacccttttcaaaataaattgattttagaagcttgaaAAAATAGACTATAAATCTCAAATACTTATAAAATAGTAAGAGCgattatttatcaaaattttcCTATCACTGATGAGAGTCACGTAACCAAACGTACTCTGTGGGCTGCAAAATGCATGGGACTACATAGGAAAAAGCCCATGTCATATGATATGCCGCTTAGTAACTAAGCCCAATCAACGATGTAAACACTATAACGTCATCGTTTTAGCTCCACCCAAGTAAAACCGTCTTTGGACAGCCAGAGAGAGACACACTGGAACGTAAAACTTAAATCCTTGAAAACCTATCTATCAGTGCTGATACAGCTCTTTCAAGCGATTTCAGATGATACAGTATGTATTGATACAACTGATACCTGCCTGATGCAACTATTTCGCTGATACAACCGATAACCGCCTGATATAGCTTTTCTACTTAATACAACAATTATAGCTGCGTTTTGAAATACGCAAACTGTAGCTTCATTTTGTAATTACGCTCTAAACTATAACtatttatgaaatcatttttttgcgaggattgcccttcttttggggtggtctttaaattttgcccctcaaatttgtggtctttaaattttacccctcatatttgtggtctttaagttgtgCCCTTCGCTTGGAAAGGTGGGCGAGTACATGAGttacgggttcgaaccccgctcaagcataaaataaaaaaataatttcgcaaggcgcAGATcggggagtgtatgccggatccggcatacaatctttaagtaaaagctaaagttatgccggatccgacataactaaaagtctgcccataaggcagaatttttcctaagacatagtttagttatgccttatggggcagaattttagttaaggcataacaaaattatgccccataaggcaagaacttttccttaaggcatagactttgccttataaggcaaagtttaagttatgccttaaggaaaagtttcgcATTATgcgcatacttttagttatgtttttggggcatactttttagttaaggcataactaaaagtttaccttgaaaagtaaaaaaaaaaaaaaaaaaataatatatatatataaaaggcaaAGTACGTCCGCCACCCGGACTTTTtattaaacataactaaaagtacgttTCTCCTAAGTAGACggcttttagttaaacacaactaaaagtctacgccgagggggcatagcgaaatttaaactttgcctttataaggcaaacttttagttatgccttgaggaaaactttcgccttatggggcatacttttagttatgtcttatggggcacacttttagttaagcataactaaaagtttaccttgaaaagttaaaaaaatatatgtatatatgctccGAGCAAAGTTTTTTTTATGCCAAGTaatttttagttaaacataactaaaaagtATACGgaggggcatagcgaaatttaaactcgctttgcaaatttttttaaaatttttggcgATTTGCGGGGTTCGAACTCTAACTATGGGTTTCatgaagggtaaaatttaaagatttcaaatatgaggggcaaaatttaaagaccaccccaaaagaagcgAATTGCCCTTAAGAAATTTTAGTCCATTAAAAAGATGTTGATGGGCCTACATAAGAAAAAGCCCATGTCATATGAATAGCCATTTAGCAAAGCATGCCCAGTCAACAGGGTAAGCCTTCCAACGTCGTCGTTTCATCATCACCCAAGTAAAACCCTACTGGGCACCAGAGAAACACACACTGGAAAACAAAACCTAGACCCTTCAAAACCCCAAACACCATTTCCAGCTTCCTCCAATGGTGTCAGTCGCATTCAGAAATCCAAATTCAAAGATGTGAGAAAGGGGTGGCCTCAAAGTCTAAAAAGTGTATACTTTGCCTACAATGTGTTCTCTTGCTTTGTATAAGAATAGCAGAGTGATTGGTTTTGGAGCCTTTGAGAGTCTATGATGCCAACTAAATcccttcttcctggagcatgcCGAAACTAAGGAAATGGAAGACAGCAATATGTCTAAATCACTTCTTCCTTTTTAATAATAgtaacaaaaccaaaaaaatgaaacaaaacaaCGACACTAAATAGTCGCAGTCATATATAGGTAGACTGAAATTTAAAACGAGACTAAATGTAATTCTGTCCACCCAAGCTTGAACGCATAAGAAGAATGAACCCCGAGACGTCATTATTACCCGAGACCTCAATATGTTTGTCAACTCACTACGTTGACTGATAACTCAATGGTTTTCAACAGGTAGGTCTCAACAATAAAAGTCTTCTAAACTAATGAACTCAATAATTTTCAACAGGCAGGTATCAACAATGGATGGGATTGgtcaaaaagaaaacataatataTCGGAAGAATTATTCAAATCTGCTCAGCTGAATTTATGTTCTACGACTGAAAGGGAGCAAGATCACTATCAAGCAATCAAACAAGACCCACGCTTGAAAAGAAAATAGCAAGGAAAATCtcataaatgaaaataataaattgaATGATGGAGAATCTGACAATCaattttataaatgaaattGACTGTACGTTTGTCGAACTAGCATGAAAATATCATTTCTCATTTACATGTTGCAACTTATCATCTCTTGTGTTTTACACTTGTTACAATCGGAAACACCAACTCGCATGCACATACTAAAGTCAATCTGAGCAATTCAATCTATAAGTCGATTACATTTGTTTAAGTTGATTATGGATGCACGAAGTATTTCCGattgaaaaaattaatctttGGCACTCTCCTTAAACCTCACAACTCTGCCTCAATCATATATACTCGTATAGTCTCTACGATGGTATGATATTTAGCATATTATAATGAAGAATAATACACACAGTTCGTACTCCCATCAAAAGTCCTTTAAGATGATAAAGTAAACATGTCTCATAAATTAGTAGAATTTCATTATTATACACAAAACCTTTAAAGCTTCTTTCCTTTATCCAAggggtaaatatctcaaaaggtcatTGAACTTTGAGAAATTATGTAGTAAAATCATTGAACTTTGCTACATATCAgtaaaatcattcaactttggCCTATTATCTCAAAAAATCACTCAACTAcatatgtcatcaaaaaaatctGACATGgcaatattaattatttattttatgccATGTAGACGTGGGCcccacaataaaataaaataattccaTATCTTTATACCCACACCCATTTGTTTGGAGTTAAAATTAGAGTTTTCGTTGAcatctttttttgttctttacgCAATAACTTATTTTAATGATTAAGCATTTAGTAGTACTAAAGCATATATTTAATACTAAGTATTCTTTCGATCTTTCTCATTTCAGAATTTGGGTGtatctttttctgaaaattcaAAGGCTTTAGAGCTGCGTATGGAGAACTTTTTGAAGGTTGTTAATGAGATTGGCATTGAGGATATATTAGTTTTTAGGGCTCTGACTCTATAATTTTGCGTGGTTAATGTTATATGTGCATTTGTTAACTGATTTGTAGTGGTAACAATTAACTGTGATTTTGGGCGTATCGTGGTAATATTTATGATTGCTAGGGGACTAGTAGTACTATGTGCATCTCCGTGTGGCTTTTTTGCATGCTTTGAGATGGTTTTGTACAAAGAATTAAGGAACTTGTTCATTTTTGAGGTAATAAGATATGTGTAAATTACcataattattttgattttctctcTAAGTTATATTGGCTAAGTAATTATTTTGATCTAACCTAATTTTAAGGAAACAGTGAGAAGAAAGTATAGATAAGGgaaaaatgggttttggatgaagGGTTGGTAAGTGGGTGTGagtttaaaaatatgaatttattttattttatatattgtgTGGCCCACGTCTACATggcataaaataattaattaatattgtcATGTCAGATTTTTTGATGACATAtgtagttgagtgattttattgatatgtagCAACGTTCAATAACTTTCCTACataatttctcaaaattcaataaccttttgagatatttacccTTATCCAAGTTTCGATCTTTCTAACACATATACGAAcctatatataaaatcatatatatagcaCCCAACAAATT
This portion of the Lycium ferocissimum isolate CSIRO_LF1 chromosome 1, AGI_CSIRO_Lferr_CH_V1, whole genome shotgun sequence genome encodes:
- the LOC132068838 gene encoding uncharacterized protein LOC132068838 isoform X2; this translates as MLHEEVPDIVLTGENLRADTRKPSTEEINQADEGSFNSTEGMVAEMLIELPLEIRVPEAGAGIQAGDITDHSILETPPRFDDNITKSQWLIPDEMLPSQIGSSGFSVFHQTGHKGFVMPVMSADKGIQEAVINAEVVIAQPDVIPTRIVKPSKYFSSPYMTNYGSAEASVQDPTPSIFKKKHPFVEDPINGPRNTSLIQQYRNWLEQDLLLRHDKKVRKAVTKRICKLWIQMTSTLASILVWYMLMTKTGSISYQ
- the LOC132068846 gene encoding uncharacterized protein LOC132068846, yielding MVDYFGGTRSKVKRLELIDCFKNKCWGDNDEDAFKFAILFFINTYIFCGEPRKTNIPRVHFEVVEDGRYVDYPWGKEAFTELIRSISKKYSATTQYYRTHGMPLAMQVWLYECCSRVPSYLALKSGNSIPRMLNWRSIDSQPKYNILMEGIFRDGKQSRCTFANTIPTSSELESLQLPDVVVCRDTVDKNVLVDAHEGTQVTDMPVDEYDDFSTTPPPPPPF
- the LOC132068838 gene encoding uncharacterized protein LOC132068838 isoform X1, with protein sequence MLHEEVPDIVLTGENLRADTRKPSTEEINQADEGSFNSTEGMVAEMLIELPLEIRVPEAGAGIQAGDITDHSILETPPRFDDNITKSQWLIPDEMLPSQIGSSGFSVFHQTGHKGFVMPVMSADKGIQEAVINAEVVIAQPDVIPTRIVKPSKYFSSPYMTNYGSAEASVQDPTPSIFKKKHPFVEDPINGPRNTSLIQQYRNWLEQDLLLRHDKKKGKESRYKKNMQALDPDDINFGFNFGVVHVDDKNWFYLLSINDQSWNDEVLYFPFPFYSLILQCLSICFLKHISLYSFYVFLCISPYFYVFLHSNCIFLCNSF